AGCACCGGAGATTATTGCATGTATACGAGAGCCATATATTCTAATTCACAATGCCCCCAATGTTCGGGTCCTCTATCTCATCAATTACACCATTAACCCGCTAGTGTTTTTACCAACAAGCGCTCTACCTACGATGTGGCTACCGGTTCTAACGGCACCGTCTGTTGCCTTTCTGACCTTTCATTAGACAACTACCTGAATGGATAACATCTTTTTACCAAGTCAAAGGTGTCTCGCAATCTCGGAAAAGGCCTACATCAGGATCTCGCGTAATTGGAGCCACACCACCAGCACCTATATTGGGATATTAGGATTATTAAACCCAAAGAGCCGTGGTTCACCGGAGACGTTAATTCAAAATATCTCGTATCTACAACGCGAAAGTACCTTTGCCGGAACATACGGATAAGGAAACATATCCTCAACCAAGAAGCTTAGGATTGTAATTGGTGCATAAACACAAAAAGCATTCACAATGTATATAAGATCTAGTAGTGGAATATAACGCTACCATACGGTGATCTGACTTTCGTAAACTCACCAAATCTTAGAGAACTGCGTAAGAAGCAGCTGTCATGACAGCTGACAGACATCTAACTTAAAACTAGAAGGGTCGACCTGCTGCGCCTATTTGTGAGATGTCGCAAGGAGTGCTTTTGGTAAGAATCACAGTGCTGTACACAATTCTATAATGAATGCGACCTCACTTGTTGCTCCAGTAGGAGGTACAATGTCGGGTAGAAATCTTCTAATGCGTCGGGGCTACGCACGAATGATTCCGTACGCCTGATCTCACTAGGAAATACATTTGATATTTTGTGATAGAAAAGGTAGTCTAGAAGTAAGAGAAATGCAATTTTGAGGTATCATATCTATACGAGCGTATAAAAAAACGTCCACATAATTAGTCCCTCCAAGGAATCCCAGTGCAGCTCGTCGCACATAGAACTGCCCTAATCCTTCATTCACTCCTCCAAACTATCGGTCCTAATCAGACGAAATTGCATTGTATCTCGTTCCGGCGGCGTCATCCAAGGGAGAACATAGTCTTTTCTCGTCACATCGACCAATTCAAACCCACATTTGCGCAGAACATTAACAGACGCCTCATTCTCGGTATCGCAATATGCCTCCAACACATTGAATTGCGGCTTGCGCGACCAATATAGTTCCACAAAAGCTCTCAAAGCCTCTGTTGCAAACCCCAGGCCCCAGGTTGATCGATGAAAGATGAAGCCCATTTCTGGGAGAGGGTCTGTTCTCCATGTTCCGACCCAACCGATGAAGCCGCCATGAGCCGAAATATCATACGGCTTGTCATCGTCGGTGCCTTCTTGACCACCATTGAGCCGGTTTGTAATGGCATCGAAGTTCACGTCTCGTCGGAGGAGTACAGCATAGTTCTCACCCATCGGATTGGCTTCGAGTAGTAAACTGGACATCCACTGTCGGGAATCGTCTATTGTCTTGCATGGGCCGTGGGCGCTCCACCGGGTGGCCACCGGATCGGACCAAATGGCGTGGTAGCCAGCCACATGGTCCTCTGTTAAACGGACGAGTTGTAGTCGTGCTGTCTGCATTTTGAGTAGGGGTGAATGACGATGAGAATAAGACCGTATGTAGGATTGTCTGGGAATCCAGCCGGGAATGCCCAGAACACAACAGACGTCGGAAAGAAAGAGTGGGAAAAAGgataggaaaaaaaaaaaaaaaaaaagagagaggagaaaataGAGGAGAAGATAAAGTAGACGGAACTGGGTCAAGGACTGCGGGCACCGCATCCAGTTAGACAGGCTGAGTAATCCATCGTATCTCAAGAGTCATATGGAGACCAATTGTTACCATTTAATCTTCTCACGGCGAGTATGTTCGAGCTGATGTAACACGAGGAAAGCACTCTGCTTGACCGGATCAATCCCAGCTTCCATTCCTATCAGACGACTGCTTGGAGGGATACCTCGTGCGCTCTGGTCGCCGTCCAATcgaccctcctcctcgaggGCCACAGAGCGCTGGGCGatagtataaattatagagcCATCCCATGTCCCCTCCCTACGAGGTGCCGCTGCCAGGATAGCAAGCGCGGCGTGGCGGGTACCATAGTTTCGACAATTTGTAGcaataaaatagagaatagGCACAATCCCGATTTCCAAAGTAAAAACTGGTGGCGCCTCAGCAGTGCATGCGGGTTGAGGCGACTCGTCTAAAAGCAGCTGTAGCCTCGATAAAAGCAACCCAAATCCCCGTTCAAACGGATCGTGTGCAAGTGCTCCCTGAGAGTGGTCCATCTGGAGTAGCATTCGCAAAGCATCGCGGTAAATCTCGACGAGCGTCGCTGCGTGCTGCTCAGGAGTTGAAAACGTATGAGCATATCGGCTCCGAAACGCCTGGTAAGCGCGATCCCACTGATCCAACCCGGACACTCCCTCAGTTTGCATCTCTCGAAGAAAGACCTCGCTCCCCGCCATGGCTCCCGGGTATTTACGTCGATCACCGACATCACAAGACGTCACACCGGGCGTGGTTGCAATTTTTGCCAGAGCTATCTGGTTGATGAGTCGAAAGAACCTATCGATCTGGTTGAAAAGAATATCCTGAGCCTCACCCAAGGACGTGAAAATGTCCGGTGGGGCGATGGAGAAATGCTGCCCTGGTTTAATAAGAGCGCCGGGAGTAGTGGAAGCAACATCCAGGAACAAATCACATTGGAATCGCATGCGCATCAAGGTACCGATCATAGGGTATTTGGATATGATGGATGTGTTGGGACTGTCCTGCGTCGCCGCTCCCCTGTCCGTGCCTTTTGCTATCTCTGACATATGGAAGGCACAGCGCAGGTGTACATCAGCGGCTTGGTACCGACCTTGGAAAATTTCGATTGAAGAAAGCAGGAGACAAGCGGTCAGAAAGGTGTCCATAGACTGGATCTTTGAACAGAGCAGAGATTTCATGTGTGTGAGAGCGGATGCATAATGGACCAGAGCAGAATGCTGCGTATTGCTGCTCGACTGACTCTTAGGGTTAACTGAGTTTGCAAAGCTGCGATGCAAGTCCGCCAGGGAGATGGCAGCGTATCGGATGACGGGCTCAGCATAGCACATTTGGAGAATCAAAAGATCCTTGGAGGAAGCATGGAAACATCCCAGGAGTTGAGCCGCGGTATGCCGACGAAAGTAATCGAAGGATATACTCTCGCCAGCTTTGGTGAAAAGAGGAACGGCCAAAGCGGGTTGCAATGTCCTCCGTTCTTTTGGCTCACCAACCTTTAGCAATTCTAGGGGATAGCCATCGCACTTCCGTCCGGTGCTAGTACATCTCACACACGCTGGCCGAGCCTCATCGCATTTGACATGCCGGATCCTACAAGTCGTGAGCGCGTTGTGCCAGATATCCCTTGTTAAGCTGATTGGTCTTACTTGCAAGTATAACAGCCCGTGCGCACTCTAGTACAtttctttggtttctttgccATTGGAGGTATGTGTCTACTAACTGACGACAGCTCAAGGCAAACTAGCGGGATCCAGTGCTTAGTAGTGGATTGGCGTGGTGGCCCCTCTTTATATATGCAGCAGGATGATCCCCATATCTCCTGCCCTTTCCGTCCGGCGTCCTCCATTGGTCAGTCTGCAGTGAAAAGGCACGCTATACCGGATAGAGACTAGGGACTCATGCACTGAAGAATTTACCGCAGGACGATCAACTCATATGTCATGTTACATGTCTTGCCCTCACTTCTGCACTTCCGTCCCTCTCACTTCCTCCACCCAGCTGAGGACATAATcataatattaataatatagatttccTACTTAATTATAGATCGCGCTTTCAGACTTTACCTTCTGCATAAACATAATTTATTCCATCCTGGGAAATTCGAGAATCTCTCCTATTGGCGTAATTATATATTCCCGGTAAATCGCTGAGTATATGCTTGGCAAATGCCTGTTTGTTCTCGATGACTGGGACGGCGGGATGAGGCTAACAAATCGACGGTGGAAGCAATTCAAATTGGTATCGTCTGACAGCGAGGACTTCCTTTTGAAACAGAGAATGTAAAGACTAAATCAAAGTGTATGTGGTGTTATGTTTGTGCTGATGCCGCTATAGTATTTCACAAGGCTGTCCTGTTAACCATCACTCGTATAGAGATTTGGATTTGAACAGCAAGAATGCAAGGTAAACATAGAGCGATTGTCATTTGATTTAGTTTGGAGAAGATTCCACAAGTGatacaaagaaagagagaatgaGTGGAGGGAATCCGTCACATCCGCCGATCTTTCTGCCACTATTGAGcacctccatcttctcatgAACGTCACCCAGCTTTGTGAACCAGCTTTACACAGTCGGTGACGCCGTGTTCCTCCTCAAGGCCCCCAGGCAACTGACTGACAATTTCGACCGGCTTTTCGAGTCGTAGctcgacattcttctcacCACCGCCTCCCATGGTCCACGATATGGTTGCAACATTGTCCTTACCCAGCGCAACCTTGGCTTGTATTGCATCACTGAGCCCAAGACGTGGCTTGAAGAGAATCTTACTCGACCCCGGTGCGATCGGTCGAATGCCGGCCAGTTCCGTGCAATACTCATAGATGGGCACACTAGACCACGCATGACAGTCCGACCGCTGCCGGACGTCGTCCTCCTCCCAGGTTGACAAATTGTTGGCCAGCATATTGCGCCACGGGTCCCATAGCTGGGGCCAGAAGCTATCGTAGACCTGATCGCCAGCAAGGGACAATGCACGAAGGGCATAGAATCGCATCATGTACGAGCATTTTGCGAAGCGGGAGTCTGCGAATGATTCCATCAGAAGGCGGGCATGATCCTCCGGTCGCGCTGTCCCGGACAGAACCGCAAAGACCTGACAATGTTGTGAGTAAGACATTTCGTCAGCGATATCGGCCGTGGAATCGGTGAAGAAGTGTCCATCGTAACAGTGTGCTCGAATGGCTTGTTGCAGCGCGGCCGCCCGTGCTTCGTACTCCTCTGCATAGCCCGGTCGGCCAACGTCGCGAACCAGCCGCGCAGCCTGTTGGAGGACATAAGCGTACAGCATGCTGAAGTATGTATGGCGGTTAGATTTGCGACCGGAGGTGGGCACCCCTTTGTCCGGATAATCCTCCGTCGCACCCCAGGTCGTGACCCAGTCGACATACTGCCACACATCCTCAGGTAACCCGCTTACAAGGCCCAAGGTGTCAATGTGTACGTCGAAGAAGTCGAGGACGCCGTCGATCCGAGGGAGGAACGAACGGGCAAAGCGAGTGTCGCCGAAGTAGAGATGGTGATCGCAGACCTGCAGGACCCAATACAACGGAAAGCCAGCAATAAGCTGGGGGACATGAGAGGGGAAGCGAGACTGAGTAAGACCCTCAAAGGTGACTGACGCTGCAAAGTTTGTGATCGCTTGTCGCATCAGCCGGTCATCACCGGAGAGTAGATAGTGAAACAAGCCGACGGCACGACTGTCGCCAGAGTATCTACCGGGAATGTTAGTCCTCCCCGGATACAATCTCAAGGGACATATCTGCGAGTCGACTTACTGAAGCTGCTCATAGAACGGACAGTCCGAGTACCCGTCAAACATGCAGTTTCGCATGGTGCGAATGGACACGTCCCATATCCGTTCGCTGTATTCATCGCCAAGCTCGGTCCAACTGGCCTTGACGGCGAGGGGATAGTTCACTTGTGTCGCCTCCAAGGGAAGCATGCGGACCGGTTCTTCTCCCACTATGATCTCAAGGCGTAGAAGGCGAAATGTTCGGAACCAAAATGGCTCGTACGCCACGGTTTGCGTGTCAGGGATATCCAAGGTGACTGCGTCATAAGGACCAATGAGATGACCAGCCTTTGCATCTAGTCTATCTGTCTTCTTGCGAAAGTACGGATAGGACCGAGGCTCTAGCTCATACCCCTCCGAGTACGTCACTTTCAGCGTTATCTGCGACGCGTTTGTGATACCTTGAAAAGCCCATCGGAGGAAGGCTGTTGAGTGTGTGTCGGCCTGCAGTTCAAGCATATGTGAAGAACGTCCACGAAGAGTCAAGGGGCCACCCCCAGACAAGCAAGATGACCACTCCTCCGCACTAATATAACTCTCGCAGGCACGTACCACGTTCACAACGATGGGGGTCTGATCGGGCATTGGGATCCCGCGCGGACGCAATCGCCAGGGTGGGAGATCGCCATTCAGTGTTTTGATCCCATACGCCTTTGGGGTCACTGATGGGCTATGTATCGTCGGAGCGACTCGTTCGTATATCTGTTACAACAAGGTAATGGGTGGTATGCTCAGAATTGCAAGATGGGCCTAGCTTACGTGTAGGAATCCGTCATCTATCAGGCCCATTGGAAACTGAATACTCTCATCCACTTGTGCCTGCCATCCCTTATGTGAATCGAGCTCTACAACGTTACTGCCTGCCTCTATAGAGCCCACGACAGTCAATCCCGGCAGCGTGGTCCTCTCAAATGGCATGGCGCCGCGCGAGGATGCGAAGTATCGCACCACAACGAAGCGAATCACATTCCGTCCACGGCTGAGATACGGTGCGATATCGAGCGTGTCATAGTACCAGATCCACGGACTGCTGCGCGCTGGCCCGACAGCGACCCGGACTCCATTGACATAGAGCTTATATCGCGTATCCGCAGAGAAATGTAACTCAGCGCGGGTGGGACTTTCCGGCAGGTCAAGCTCACGACTGAAATGGACAATCCGCCCCGTCGTATTGACTCGCGACGAATCAACCCAATCTGGTGTCCAGATCCAGTTGGCCTGGAGGGAATTGATGATCTGGCGAGACTAGTTAGTATGCTATAGATGTTCCAGACTTTTGGCTCGGTCGCACATACTTTCTGTTCGTCGGGTGTCACCATAGTGTGTGAACCAGGTAGGGTTCTCTTGGCATATGGCAGATTCTGTACTTGGGCGTTGCAGAAGAGGCTGGATTTGAAGATATTAGTTCTATGGGCATGACGCGTATGAGGGGTTTGTCTCGGGTTATTGTGGCCCGAGGTGGATGTTCGGTTAATTGCATATAATGCAGTAGACTCTGATGTATGAAATTGtataaacaaaaaagagtTTTAAGTTAGCCGAAGGACAGACATAatcaggaagaagaaacaaagaaaggagaaggaattcAAACCTCATAGGCTATccaaagaaaagtaaaacaCTCTTGAATAGTATCTCGGTTAAAATAATAGCCGAATAGATATATCATGTATAGGTCTAGTAGACCAAAGTCACCCATAAAACATGAGgcttataaaaataaatacaatCAGTTAGGGTCCTAAGAGGTATTCCTCTAGTTGATTTGGAGCCAACTATTAAGGCCCATGTCCCTGTGAGCAGTGCTACAATTTCTCTTGATTCATGGCACCACTTGATGAAACAGCGACCTGTTGAAGTTAGCAAGCATAACAAACCTAGGCAACTGCAAAATCTGATAAAACCTTAAAGAAAGCAGGATAGTTAACCCCCAAATATCAACTCTGGAGAGCTAGGCAAGAGGGAAGAACTTTGAGCAGGGTCAATTAGGTAGTAGGTCAACCAGGCATGTTTATTTCCATTGAAGCACAATATGAAAACCAAGAATCTCGAGAATCATTGGCACCCTCGTGCCCTCCGCTTCTACCGTGGTACCCACTGATACTCTGACTGGCAATCAAGCAAAAAAGTCTTCCGCTTCCTGCACGGCGCTGTCAAGAGCGTCCTGCTCAAGTTGGTCAATAGCAGCCTGTCGCGGCTTAAAGCTCCGGGAGTGGAATTCTGCATGTATGAATCAGTGGTTATTCAGTTGCTAGGTGGGCAACTGCTTACCTCCGGTAATTCCACCCAAATCACCCATAGGAAAGATAGTGCGCGACATGTCCACCCTGACGGAGAACTTGATACGGTAACGCTAAACACCGTGAGCAATATCCGTACGATAGTATCGTAGAGTTGGTTCCTACATAGAAATCGGGGTGTGAGACGTCTGGGAAACGCAAAACCCCGATATCGAGCATTTTCTGCTCGTGGGCCCCACTCTTGGACCAGAATTGCTGGGACATGTCGATAATAGCTCCTGACTGGGAAACAATATTGGCCATCGCCTGGCTATTAATCGTGGAATTAAGAACATCCTGATCAGCGATAAGCTTGTTCCACCAGGTCAAGACCTTTTAGAGTAGGCGTTAGAAAGCGTtaacctcttttcttcttttcttcttttcttctctcgtTCGGATTATGCATATCGCCATAGCTCTTTCACAACAGCGTTGTCTAGATTTGCGCCAACGTTGAAGTATCCCATGTTGCCCTTTAAAATATTCTCGGTACGATCGATATAGTCCTCTGCAGGCTCTAGGTAAGTGTTATTCATCATGACAGTCTCGATGTTGTTGACTGTGCGTTGGCTTGATGATAGCTTCGCCAGACTTCTCATGACGCCAGCAATCGCCACCTTGTAGGCTTCGTCCAGATCATCGATACTCTCACTATTGAGAGTGCCATAGGACGGCGCCAGCCCATCGTGAAGATATTCGGCGTTCGGGCCCCCGCGGTCATAGATCTAGGAATGGGGCACTCAGCAGTCTATTTGCATACTCTGGTAGCAGTATCCTACCGTGTTCCATTTGAAATTATTGATTCTCTCCGCAATATCGATGCCATCAGAACCAAAGACTTCTGCAAGGGTGGGGGCCATGTCGATTGAGAATGAGACTGAAATTTGAGGTAAGAAGCGAAAATATTTCGTCCCGTTTGGGACAACTGTGTGGATTGCCTGAGTT
The sequence above is a segment of the Aspergillus flavus chromosome 4, complete sequence genome. Coding sequences within it:
- a CDS encoding GNAT domain-containing protein; this encodes MQTARLQLVRLTEDHVAGYHAIWSDPVATRWSAHGPCKTIDDSRQWMSSLLLEANPMGENYAVLLRRDVNFDAITNRLNGGQEGTDDDKPYDISAHGGFIGWVGTWRTDPLPEMGFIFHRSTWGLGFATEALRAFVELYWSRKPQFNVLEAYCDTENEASVNVLRKCGFELVDVTRKDYVLPWMTPPERDTMQFRLIRTDSLEE
- a CDS encoding rhamnosidase B, with the protein product MVTPDEQKIINSLQANWIWTPDWVDSSRVNTTGRIVHFSRELDLPESPTRAELHFSADTRYKLYVNGVRVAVGPARSSPWIWYYDTLDIAPYLSRGRNVIRFVVVRYFASSRGAMPFERTTLPGLTVVGSIEAGSNVVELDSHKGWQAQVDESIQFPMGLIDDGFLHIYERVAPTIHSPSVTPKAYGIKTLNGDLPPWRLRPRGIPMPDQTPIVVNVVRACESYISAEEWSSCLSGGGPLTLRGRSSHMLELQADTHSTAFLRWAFQGITNASQITLKVTYSEGYELEPRSYPYFRKKTDRLDAKAGHLIGPYDAVTLDIPDTQTVAYEPFWFRTFRLLRLEIIVGEEPVRMLPLEATQVNYPLAVKASWTELGDEYSERIWDVSIRTMRNCMFDGYSDCPFYEQLQYSGDSRAVGLFHYLLSGDDRLMRQAITNFAASVTFEGLTQSRFPSHVPQLIAGFPLYWVLQVCDHHLYFGDTRFARSFLPRIDGVLDFFDVHIDTLGLVSGLPEDVWQYVDWVTTWGATEDYPDKGVPTSGRKSNRHTYFSMLYAYVLQQAARLVRDVGRPGYAEEYEARAAALQQAIRAHCYDGHFFTDSTADIADEMSYSQHCQVFAVLSGTARPEDHARLLMESFADSRFAKCSYMMRFYALRALSLAGDQVYDSFWPQLWDPWRNMLANNLSTWEEDDVRQRSDCHAWSSVPIYEYCTELAGIRPIAPGSSKILFKPRLGLSDAIQAKVALGKDNVATISWTMGGGGEKNVELRLEKPVEIVSQLPGGLEEEHGVTDCVKLVHKAG